In Harpia harpyja isolate bHarHar1 chromosome 21, bHarHar1 primary haplotype, whole genome shotgun sequence, the DNA window TGTACTCCTGCTGAGTCTCTGCTTATAGGAAATTCTGAAGGAAGGGATAATGAACGTAGGAGACTAATGCTTTTAAATCTACTTATATTTAATAATGGTTAAAACTTTCCAATGACACTGCAGCTTCTCTAGAATAAGACTAATGTATTGGAATGCAAAGTATAAATTCTGTTGCCTAACAGCTTTACCCCATGATGCCTTCACAGGTGGGGATGGTTACTGCGAATAAGGTTTGTACTTACCAGAAACATGCAATATAAGCTAAAATGCTCCTGCACAGCAATATTTTATTTGTAGCTTTATTTTGTATATGCGCTTTGGAATATGTGCTCTCTGTCAACTCTGTTACCTCATTACTACATATCATTATGTTTGTAAGAGATTTTAAAACCTATGCTGCTTAATTTTAATAGTCCTGTGAACATTAAGTTGTTCCTTAAAacaaattgtaaaaataattattatgaaGTGAGTAACACGTCACACAAAGTCACCAGAACTACTAGTCCACAAGTCAGGTATGAAGCAGTGACCCGTTTAAAACAGGTTTGTTCTCATCAGTGCAGGCAAATACTGAAACTTATGGTTTTTCCTACAGTTCAGGGTTTTATGGTTGTATTTTAATATAGCTTTCACTTtagtttttcagttatttttaactaCTTGGAATTTATTTGGCAAAATACATGTTCATGTGACTAAACCCCTTTTCGGAAAAGCACCCAGCAGCATCTGCATTCTGGCATGTTTGCATTTGCATTCTGTCAGCTCCAGCCTCACTAATAGTACTGGTCTGTTCAATCGCAGCTGCCAGGTGACATGTTAATAATCTTACTATTCATATGTAATGGGTTGGAGATGCTACCTTTTTAAGGTAACAACTGCATGACAGGCTGAAAAAATTGAGGCTGCATTCCTGAATTATCTCAAGATTTGACTGCTTACAGGAAAGATACTGAAATTAGTATTGGATTGAGAAGTCAAGCTGGAAGTACAGTTTTCTTAATTGAGAAACTAGCAGTAAATATGCTGCTTAAGCAACTAAAAagtagctttgctttttaaaataacagacttTTCCATATTGTACTTCTGTTCTTTTTGTCAGTATCTTTAAAATACAAGAgcaatttatttcaaaactgaattcaGAAATAAGGCTGGGGTCTGGATCTTTACAGCACTTACAAATAAGTTAAGAATGGGAACTGTGCTGATGAGTCAAACTTCAAGGAAAGACTTAACCTTAATTTCTAAGTCATGTTTCATAGGTTGACCATGTTTGTTTTCATGTCggaatttttctgcttctgagGAAATTGCTTTAATAGCAGCAGACAAGCAGGGTTTGTTTTACCCCAATGGAACTGGAGAAATACTTGCCTTCTAAATAATACCCAGCTGGTATGCAGGGGGCTGCTTCATAAGTGGGGGAGTTGAAGTTACCCAAGGCAAGCATCTGGCATAAGGGAGTGATTGGCAGAACTGAGGCTGGATATGGACTGTGAATTACAACTTAGTGCTGACTACTTTTCAGCTGAGTTACAGGCATAACAGAGGTACACAACTGTCCTGTAGTCTgggtaaatataaaaaaatactgaaatcaaCAGTGTTGAAACAGTGTTAAAACTGGAGAGACTTAATATCGTTCTTTTCAAGTGCAAACCATAGCAAATTGGCCACTTAAGTTGTGTACAGTAAACAACAGTATGAAAGCTGCCATGCAGGAAAAAGAGGCAAGGAAAGCTGATGATGAAGGATTCTCTAGCAAAACTGATAAAGGAACTTAGAAAATCTGttatgttttgcaaaaaaaaaaaccaaaacaccattTGGGGAACAATTGAAATGATACTCAGACTTACCTATAGCAGTACGCTCAGTACAGGATCATCCACCTttccagacctttttttttttaaaggattaataTTTGTTCTGAATTAACACCACTGCATATTACATAAGAGTATCTGCTCTAACATTTACACGTGCACATATAAGCACTTATTATAGACTGACTTACCTAATTCACAATGTGAAAtagctggttttaattttaacCTTAAATAGTGGAGTGATGGAAGACAGATGGGAATAATGGAAGCCAAAATTAAGCTACCAGCAAACTTTGTTATATCAGAACAGGAATTCTGAATTGTTTTCAGGATACTGTTGCATTCCTTTGTCCATGGGACTGTAGTAATGCCTCAAATTCTATTTATGGTATTAAAGTAATAAGCCCTAGAAAAGAATATTCTAAtcaaaaattttattaaataatcTAGATGTTTGACCTGCATTCAGTAGGAACTGTATTGGAAAGTTCGATGGTAAGGAAAAGGCATATGATTGGCCAAAAATGTTGCTAATTCATAATCATGTGTGTGCTAATGCCCACTACTAACCTGTCACAAATAACACTGCTTGCTTGCATTATCATTAGCGTGGCATGCAAAAAGAATGGCTGTTTGATGCTCGCTCTTACATTAACGTACTAAAAGTATTGGAGATTAGAATGTTGTAAAGTTGTTCATGTTTTGACTGGCCAGTTTCACATTGTACTTTTTCCACATACAGAAAATCCTATCTAGAAATCCACATGTTTTATACAGAGGTTCATTTTGTATTTGACGTAGCTGTACCATTGTTTGTCACAAATACTCCTTTCCTGTGTCACCTCACACTTTCAGTTACCTCCTTTTCTGATTCATCCTTCAATGTGCAGTCGTGGTAGGGAGAACTTGTGTGCCTACATCTAAAGTTGAAGTACACCTTTTGAACCATACTTCAAATGAAAGTTCAAAGGAAACAGCAGGTACTGGTAGATATTAGGGAGAATGCAGTGCCTCTCTACTTGGTTCTGTGCTTATCTCTTCTGAGGTCAAGCTCAGCGTGGAACATTTTGAGtaagagaaaaatgcaagaagAATTTGGGAACTCACACGGTTGGAGTTTATTCTTTTATGTAATGTTGCTTCTGTTAACAATAGtaaaaatgactttaaaaaatctAAAGTTTACATCAGCTGACTTTAAAAGTACTTAAATTTTCATCTCTTGTAGAAACAGCAGTTATACAGTATAGTGGGCATAAAGGAGAGCTGCTGATGTTGTGAAACTTGGTTTCATGGATTGGGCACTTAATTTAAACACATGAATGTGAGGCTAAGTgaaaaggtttggttttaaagTAGCTGCAGTAATTATTTCTTCATTGCCATCAAAGGTGTGTTGAACAGTGATGGTCTTGTAGGTGCCACAAGGCACTGTTCACTGGGTATAGCCCAGCAACCAGGACACTGACCTTCAAAATGAGAATGAGGGCTGGGGAGAGAATCTATTTGAAAGATTACCCCAGATGATGGTGTTTAACAAGTCATAACAGCACTGATGGTTTGTTCTGTGCCTTCAGGATGACTTAATTTACCACTGAAATGCTATCTTAGCAGAATATGGTATTCCCCAAGACTGATATAAGACTGGGGAGAAGATGTATAGTTCACACCTCGCAAGAAAACATTAATAATCCTGGAATCACATTTTTGGGAAAGTTGCAGCAATACAGATGTGAACACTTAACTGCTTAATCAGTGTCAGGCCATAATATGATGGAGTTCCAGCTACTATTAACAGTATCACTGAATACAAACGTACTGCACTTTGCATAAGGCTGGCTGGCACTCCAGTAGCGGGCTGAGAGAAAAGCAGGGGAGGCTGCGCTCCGACTTCAgttctgtgtctgcttttgccTCTTCCATGTCATTTAGCTCAGAAACTTTCAACTTGAACATTTATAAAGTAACTTCTGGGCTAAATTTAAGACTTCATGCCTGAGATATGAGTCAAAGTCTTTATAGGATGCCTGTCTATGCCACCTGTGTTTAAAAGCAAGGCATTTATTTGGATTCTTTATTGATTTAAGTgatctaaattattttctgtttgaaacagcTGCTGGATTGCAGTAAGTGATGTCACAGCATATTATAAATTAGCTTTCCAAAATACTGACTTAgtattttcagttacattttttgaACTGTTACAGATTTTTCTGGTTGGCTAACTACCAGGGCAGTCAGTCACCAGAAACGCAACATTTTGAGGTCCTTCTTGGACACCTTGGCTTGAACAAAACTCTCCTCCCCTCAGAAGAGGCAAAGAACGTGACGTTCCCTGTTATACACAGGAAAGGGGTTTAATCTGCATTtggtttaaataattttttccttttcttgtgacAGTGCCTCCTTTTGACACCATACATGCTTCTGTTGCTTCTAAAAGTCATAGGTGGTGGTTACCTGGCTGATGATTTAGGTGCCAAATTTTTTTGCTGAGTGACCATTGTGTTTTGATGTGAAAGTCTGGAGTAACATACCACTCTTAAGGGGCATTGAAGAATCTGATACTAAATCGTACTTGCTGTCTTCCattcttcagaaagaaatgcttttcttttattatgtacAAGACTAAAAAAAGGTATGTAGGAGAAGAAGCTCATGAGCTTTTTTAGTTTGGCTTAGCCTGTTTGTGTCCATGTGTGCACATATGTGCCAGCCCTCTGTTTGAAAAGCCTTCGTTgatctttcctttcccttttctttctaagGAAATGCACCAGAAATACACTAGTGAATGAGATGTCACTGTCCAGACTGCTAAACTTGCTATTCTATTTTTTGTGCAGACTCTAATTCCAGTATTCAAGAACCACTTCAAAACCCTTCTTCAGAGCTTCTGACAGAGACAGCGAGCAAAGAACTGCACAACCACCTCATGCTTGATATTGACAATGATACGGAAAGCACTGCTCTGTAATGGAAACTCTCAAACTTTTTAAATGTTCCTCTCCTGGTGGGAAAACTAACAGAGCTAACAGTGAAAAGCTTCTTTTGACGATATGGCAAAACTGTGTAGAGTTGTGACTTGTGCATCATGGAGGAAGTGATTTAGCCATTCAGAAGAAGTTTAATGATCTGTGTCTCAACAATGGTTTTCAAAATCTTGGATGGAAGGAATTAATTACTGCAGAAACTTGCATAGGAAGCATAATTGCTGCTAATACAGATGGTATTAGCAGAAATTCCAAAAGAATAAGAAGCAGAACATTAGTTATTTAAAGTGCATGTATTatggaaataatctttttaaTGTCACGGTTAGACTTTTATTTCTAGTTCTTAGACGTTACAAAGAGATGCCTTGCAAGAGACATTCCCTCACTGATTTGCTGcagattctttttaaaacatgaaccAAAAAATGCCAGAGTGCTGGTGGTGACTGCTGGTTATCAGTCACCTTGTCAAAACTGTGGATGTATTCTAGTGCCTTGAAGGACTGTCATACTGTAGAAGGAAACTTACTGTATCTTTAATCATTTCATTGCTACTTAATGATCAGTACTTAATACTTATTTCATAGTTATTTGTATTAACCAAGCCTGCTTTTGTTTATGTGAAACTTGCAACTGTTTCAAGATGAAACTGTGGAAGTGGTTTTTGCGCTTTTATTGAAAACAGTTGAATTTTGAAAGAACTTTGAAACACCTGTTTGGATTCGTCAGTTGGGTGaacatttataaaattaaagaTTGTCTTTTGTCAACTTAAGGCATCTTTATTCAAGTTTGTGAGTAACATTTGCTTCCAGTGGACACTGAAGGTTTCACAGTCATTCCCTGGGCTTTGTAGCTCATGAGTCACTGGCTGCTCAGCTTGTTGTTCTTTTAAGGAATGTAGCGGACTGGGAATGAATATGCATCTATTCTTTAATGTGTAGATTCATGTTAAACACTGATGAGCCTAGCTGCAAAGAGGAACACTGGATACAGCCTGTATCATGCAGAGAAATGAGATGGAACAGGCCATACTGTTTCTGTGaatgagagggaaggaggggaaaccAGTCAATTGAGGTAACATTCATATAACTAGTTGAATTAATTTACTTAAACTATAAATTCCTTAATACTTCATAATACATTTTATTGAAGTGATTAAACTAGACCTCAGGCTTAACtacaaaataaaactgcattttgtgAAGGCCTTGACAAGACACGTTGCTCTTGGTGAcatgataaatttattttagttgCTATCTTCTCCATGCCCCAGTTTGAAATCCCAGTGGCTGCCCAGTTGTTTCCTGTTTGGACATCTCTTAACAGGGAAGATGACCCCTGTTAGTGGGGTGTAGTCCTGCTTTCCTCTGTCACTACACTAGCACTGTAACAGACTCTTGTAACTCAGAATTCAGTGTTAGTAACACAACTAGAATTTTTGGCTCCTAAATTTGATGTTCATCCCTCAAACTGTATGCAGTTTACCTGAATCCAGGGCAGGTTGCGAAGGACTTAAATAAATTCTCAGAAAATCTTCTGGACTTGCACATTCTTCAGCATTACACAAATAGTTAATTGTCTCTGCTGGGATTAGCAGCTCAGGTGCAAGAGTGTGTACACTCTCACTGGTGTCCTCGCTGTCATCCTTGATATTAAAGAGCATATTTCAGTACAGTTACAATAAGAGCACAGGGCTATGATGCAGTTAAAGTTGAGGAAATTTGCCCAAAACAGCAGGGCTGGAGTTACTCCCTTGTTTACCAAACCCAGCTGTATTCTCTGCTCCCAGGAGTGCAGAGCAATGGGCAGGGGAGGAGGCAATGTAAGGTGTCTGCTTCATGAGTGCCTTTCACCTGGCTTTAAGCTATGTTGGGGCTATTGAATAGTTAATCACATGGCTGCACAAAATAACCCTACAGAGGTCTAGAAAGAAACTTGGAATAAAATAGTGAGGTTTTGTAATGCTTTAACATTGCTTTTGGAATCTGCTCAGGTGTTTATGCTTGTAAACACTGCTTGAAAGACAAGTGCGGCTGTTTGCTTGTgtggtttggggggattttggggggtaAACTAGGAAAATTTCTTCCAGCCCAGTTATTTGAAGCTTACCTCAAAACTTTGAATACAGGCTGCCAGTTGGAGTAGGAGGGTGAGGCACTCTGCAACTACCTCTGCTGTAGACTCTGATTGCGTTGAGTCTTGTGGACATGTCACGGGAGCCGTTGCTATTGCCATGTACCAGTCTGGGAACAGTCTGGTGGGGATGTTATGTGCCACCACTAAAACTTTAATTTCCTGGAGTAAAGCACTACATGGAAAGACAGTGAATTCCATCTTAAAGTACAGCAAGGAGTTTTTATCAGACGGTCAAGTTTCATAAACTAAGCAGTGAGTTGTTTGCATTCCTAGAGCTATGCTAAAGCATTGTATGCATACAGCATGGTGCACCCCTCCCATCCCAGCCAGTGGAAACCTTTTCTAATTCTGCTGTGACATACTGTGCAAGGGTCTTGGGTGGACTGGTCGGATGTGAGGGTGAGAAACGAGCAAAATAACAGAAGGGATTTAATAAGCAAATGTGGGTGTGTGATGGTGGCTTGCTTTGATAGGAATTCCAttcacagcaaagaaaatgatgCAGCTTTAATGAACCTGGATTTCAGTGAATTAGTACGGGGCCCTA includes these proteins:
- the TEX47 gene encoding LOW QUALITY PROTEIN: testis-expressed protein 47 (The sequence of the model RefSeq protein was modified relative to this genomic sequence to represent the inferred CDS: deleted 1 base in 1 codon; substituted 1 base at 1 genomic stop codon), coding for MSRRDSHGSNAFMFLPSNKSTICEAVVCGSREHANTPHNTSWNYCYKPFDKLPVFLLKQGYHRELFENALEDHSREQVSGLLLLYSSYILHVVESCSSTIHLIIQDLASLQNQRHRXMEFTVFPCSALLQEIKVLVVAHNIPTRLFPDWYMAIATAPVTCPQDSTQSESTAEVVAECLTLLLQLAACIQSFEDDSEDTSESVHTLAPELLIPAETINYLCNAEECASPEDFLRIYLSPSQPALDSGKLHTV